The window GCCACAGCCGCCGGTGAAGGACGCCAGCCGGCCGGGCCGCATGACCAACCAGCTCCAGTTTCTCCAGAGGACCCTGATGAAGTACCTGTGGAGGCATCAGTTTGCCTGGCCCTTCCGCGAGCCGGTAGATGCCTACAGGCTGAGTCTACCGGTGAGTTACGGCAGAGCAACGCTTTACTTTctgctttccctttttgttaTGACGAGTCTGATTTATTATGTTTCTGCAAGTCATTGCAGTGCCTGCGGTTCCTTTAGCAGTTACACATTAACTGCTCTTTCCTGTGTTAAGGTGAAGCGAGGTGAATTTATAAGTGAATAATATATAGTCATTTAGCCATTACTGCTTTACAAGTTTACTTTTCTTTGTATCAAAGCCTGTGGTTTGCaagttgttttcttcttcttctgcacatGAAGGTGTTTCGCACCCTTTCGATGGTTCTATCACAATGTTAACTCTAATACAATTGGTGGCTCAGCCCTGGTTCCACCTGCTTTacaatatttttaattaaaaaaacaaaaaaaacatggaaaaaatTCTCCATGTTTTACCTTTCTGTCGATTGTTTTTTCAGGATTACCATAAAATTATCAAGCAACCCATGGACATGGGGACCATCAAAAAGCGCCTGGAGAACGGCTTCTACCGCAGTGCAAGCGAGTGCATACAGGACTTCAACACTATGTTCACCAACTGCTACATCTACAACAAGGTAggttaaaaggtaaaaagctAATCTTTATGCATTGTGTTGtcccattttgttttcctcgATAGGACGACACAACCCTCACGATTACATAATGGGTCGACCTCTCTCCCAGCATTTAATGCTGTGCTCTCTTAACACTGAGCGAGGGAGGGGACGTCTTTCAACTTTTTTCTTGATTACCCAAGAGAAACAGGTCATCCAACAATTTGCAAACAGAAACTTGTTTGGGAGGTTTCCCTGCGTAATAAGAATATGAAATTGTCAAATTGAAAATGCCACCCAGTTTGTCAGATGCATGGAGGACAGATTTCAAGAAGTCTTGTCGAGCAAATGTTTGATATTAGTATTAATTAGCTAATTGTTAGTTAGGGACAAAGGGATATGGAGATGAAATCCAAATAATGTCATCCTAttttttactattattatattgtttgttaGCCAACAGATGACATTGTGCTGATGGCTCAGCCCTTGGAGAAGATCTTTCTCCAAAAAGTGGCTCAGATGCCCCAGGATGAAGTGGAGCTGCCTCCTCCAGCCCCGCGAAGCAAGaacagcagaggaagaggacgcaAATCTAGCTGTGAGTCGCttgcttcttttgttttgttgattaCTAGAAGAAACGTTTTGTCACAACTTTacagcctcacacacacctcagcgGTTGTAcatcatcctcacacacacacacagtggttgtACTACATCTCCTTGTTCTGCAGAGATGTGCCATgtaacctttgacccctgaTGATCTGTCGCTCATGTTGACTTTTCACCTCTCACCACCAGCGAGGGCTCAGCAGGTGCCGGCAGTGTCCCAGTCGGCCTACTCCCCGTCTTCCTCGGACACCGGGGAGTCCATGCTGGCCAACTCTCCCCAGACGGTGCTGACCAAAAGCCTGCCCCCGGCCAACATCATGGGCCTGCCTCCCACTCAGCCCACGACCAAGGTTGATAGAAAACTCTAGTGCTGCACCGAACAGTTTGAAGCTTCGTTCATGACGTTGACGTTCAAATGCTGCGCAgatttttaacctttttgttttgtttttgtttgcatgtcTATTGGTTCAGTTGTCACTCCAATATCTCTGCACTGTTGCAGATAAGGATCAGGCAGGCTAATGTTTTAAGGATTACTTTGTTTTTAGAATTCGATTCCAGTGGTAAACTTGGTGCATAGGGTTGCACAATTCCCGGAATATTAAAAGTTGCAAACTTTCCATGGGGAATTAATGGGAATAAACCtgaatttcttttaatttaattgtatttaccATATaggacaaaacaacattttgttggCATGCAAATATTTCTAATACAAATTTATAAAATGACCTTTAACAActttattctttcattgaacaacaaaaacatgaacgTTGAATAAAATAGTGTTTCCCAATGATCGTCCATcctttaccagatgcccaaaccacctcagcgggctcctttcaacgcaaaggagcagcggctctactcctcgctcctcgcgaatggctgagctcCTCACCcttctatctctaagggagacgccaggggaaacccatttcgggcgcttgtacccgtgacctagttctttcggtcatgacccatccttcatgacctattgctgagggtaggaatgaagattgaccggtagatcgagagctttgcctctCTGCTCGGCTCTTTTCGTCATAACGGTGCAGTAAAGCGAGTGCAACACTATATCTAGAATGAATTAAGCTTCTCAAGCCTCTGGTTTTAGTATTTTTCCCTTAATCCTTTAAAAGAAATTGAGTTTTCAATAGAAACACAGCATGTGCTGCATTCCATACATCTTTACAATATCGTTTTGAGTTACGTTTTTATTGCTCAACCTTTCATTTGAAGTAATTACTTTTATATATGACAAGTCGGCCAACTTACACTTTTTGATGGACAACAACAGCGGCGAATAATCAAGGTGAGGGTGTACTCTTGTGTGGACATCCGTACATTCGACTCTCACGGCTGTACAAAGTTAAAAAGCCGActgtatacaaataaaatttatattaaaatgaacattgcTTCAGTTTACCAAGTAATCAATATGCTGCAATATCAACTAGCTGCATCCATGCTCAAATTATCGAGTTCTCAACTACACTTAAGTTCCCTGTTAAATTTGCACCAAAAGACTTTTAACTGCCCATGGAAAGTTTAACGGGAATTTATCTGGGAATTTTTGCAACCCTTGGACATCACAGGTTCAGGCGGGCGGGGGTCAAAGCATGAAGCGAGTTTAGTTGATGAGTTAATGGGAAAACGTTGCCACCTATGacctcctcttcacctcccaCTGAAAGTCTTCCTCTTAAACACACTGCGCTCAGTCCTGTCTGCACCCAGATGTTCTTATGTTGGCCAAAATGACTGATTGTATTCTTTTAAGaaagttaatttaaaaaaaatgtaaataaaactttttcagttgaatcttttttttcaaattgatttTGTTCAAggattctttttaattttttgaggGTTGATAAAGTCATAAATTATGATGATAGATACTTCATTCTGAGACTTTAATAGTAACttagaataaagaaaaaaacccaacactTATAATACGTGTTGAAGAAATGTCTGACCTGGTTGTTTCTAcacttaaaaagacaaataagtGAGGATTTagtatattataataataattcatatagtcaggaaaaacacatttccatctCTTGAAAGGCAGAAGCAGTACAGATATGAGGGCCTATTGAGAAGGAAATTGCAAAATATTTCACGTGTTTTGTTGAAAgaacaaatgtgtttaaaatatgaatacatgaatTATTAGAAACTATcaaagtgatttatttatttatttatttttaagtcaCTAAATTGAGCTTATTGTGACTTCCAACCTCTTTATTTGTAGAAAAAAGGTGTCAAACGTAAAGCAgacaccaccaccccctccaccaTGGGCTTGACTGTTGGCATGTCGGGACCAACGCACATGGTGGGCTTGGGGAAAGGAGGTCACGGGGGCCAGGTCCACGACACCTCCATGCACACCATCTCCTCCATGGGGAGCATGGGCTTGGAGACCCCCCCCGGGATGGGCCTGGTCAGGAGCGCCGGAGGTCCCGTCCTGCTCCAGCCAATGATGGCGGGCGGCGGGCGCCGAGTGGGCAGCGGACGCCCCATCAAGCCCCCCAAGAAGGACCTGCCTGACTCCGTCCACGCTCAGCCCTCCAAGAAGGGCAAGCTGAGCCCCCAGCTGCGCTACTGCAGCGGCCTGCTGAAGGACATGTTGTCGAAGAAGCACGCCGCGTACGCCTGGCCGTTCTACACCCCCGTGGACGCGGCGGCGCTGGGGCTCCACGACtatcatgacatcatcaagtgCCCCATGGACCTCAGCAACATCAAGGTGACTTGTAGATGGAACAAATGCACCGTTGTTTTGGCCAGATTCAAAGTGTCTCTACGAACCCCTTTTAACAAACACAGAAACGTGGCGATGCGATATCGCAGAGGCCgggttaaacccccccccccccccaaggcgcGGTCGCAGCTCTCAAATTGTCGTCTCCTGTTCTCTCCAATCAGAGGAAGATGGACGGCCGTGAGTACAGGGACGCGCAACAGTTCGCCAGCGACGTCCGAGTCATGTTCTCCAACTGCTACAAGTACAACCCGCCGGACCACGACGTCGTGGGCATGGCGCGAAAGCTGCAGGTGAGGCCCCGGGCGCCGCCCCCCACCCTTTTCCCCGGATCATCAGGTCGGAGCTGTTTGCTGTGACGGTGTCTCCGTCTTaaattgtctgtgtgtgtgtgtgtgtgtgtgtgtgtgtctctccgcGCGCCGCAGGATGTGTTCGAGTTCCGCTTCGCCAAGATGCCGGACGAGCCGCGCGCCGATCACACCGCCGCGTCCCTGGGTGGCCACCCGGCgccgacgacgacgacgtcgtcctcctcctcgtcctcttcgtcctcctcgtcctcctcctcgtcgcccACCTCCGACAGCGAGCCCAGCAGCGAGAGCGAGGAGAGCGAGAGCAGCCCCAACtcggacagcgaggaggagcgaGCGCATCGCCTGGCGGAGTTACAGGACCAGGTGTGCACACAAGTGAGCCccgcccaccacccccccccagctacTTCTAATCCACGTTTCCAAAATGGGCTTTTCAATGCGgtcattgatttcattttttttttcttcaaattttctttctgtctttattttttcaacccATAAAGCTCAGAGCCATGCACGAGCAGCTGGCGGCCCTCTCCCAAGGCCCCATCATCaaggccaagaagaagaaggacaagaaggagaagaaggacaagaaggagaaggagaagaagaagaagaagaagaagctggagaagcGAAGTCGGGCCGTCCGGAGCAGAGCCGACTCCGAGGAATGGAAGATGCCCGGCAAGGTCCCGAAGAGCAAGTCCGCCAGAgcaaatgtgcccccccccaagaaGAGCCAGGGGAAGAAGAGTAACAAGAATGTCAAGTTAGTAGCACAGTTATTACTGTCATAAGTAACGGCTAcagatgaggtttttttttcttgaacaaGAATATATTTTAAGAGGCCGACAATCATGGTCTTCATTCCTGACCGcgtccccccaacccccccccccctccctcttgatCCCGCAGGGCCACAAAGAAGCCGTTCTACCCGCCTCCGCCCACCTCCATGCTGCCGCACTACgactcggaggaggaggaggagatcgtGCCCATGTCGTACGACGAGAAGCGCCAGCTGAGCCTCGACATCAACAAGCTGCCGGGGGAGAAGCTGGGCCGCGTGGTCCACATCATCCAGTCGCGGGAGCCGTCGCTCAGGGACACCAACCCTGAGGAGATCGAGATCGACTTCGAGATGCTCAAGCCGTCGACTCTGAAGGAGCTGGAGCGCTACGTCATGACCTGTCTGAGGAAGAAGCCCCGCAAGCCGTACGGCGGAGAAGGTAAGCGGTGGAGCCGCAGGGCGTCTGTTTGGGTTTGCGACTCGCCGACGTCGGGGTCGTGGCCCACCCGAGGTCTCAAGCGCCGCTGTCGTCTTTTCAGCCGCAGCCGGGACGAAAGGCGGCGTCGGCAAGTCTAAAGAGGAGCTGGCTCTGGAGAAGAGgatggagctggagaggaggctGCAGGACGTCAGCGGGCAGCTCAACTCCGTCAAGAAACCCGGCAAACCCAAAGGTGGGTCCACGCTCCGGTCAGGGGGCGCCACGTGGAGGCTGCTGTTTAGACGACACGTTCCCAGGCACTTTTTTCTATTGTTAATTGCAGTTTTATGCAGTTTAAGACATTCAGTTTGCcacaaatcaaaagaaaatcattttaatcatttgtaccattaaaaaaaaaaagtaaaatctataaatacatttttccaagTGTCCCCAATACTGAAAAAAGGGAGCTGCACATGCTCAGGGAGtggattctctttttttctctttttgtccccTTTCCTACAAACTTTCACTTTATTCAGGCAAATAGTGTGATTATTAGAAATGTAAAGTATTTGATCAGACTGTTGacagctctcctcctcttgAACGCACGCATTCATCGCCTCGCtcttgattgttgttgttgttgttgtcgttgttgtggtGGTGTCCTCAGCGGAGAAGCCCAGCGCCGCAGAGACCCACACGCAGCCCTCGCACCTCAgcggcagcagctccagctccgactcctcttcctcctcctcctcctcctcctcctcctcctcgtcctccgacACCAGCGATTCGGACTCTGGCTGAAGATTCCTCGGGGCTCgggggctgagagagagagaacctgcTGGTAACTCAGGGACTTGGGCTGGCCCAGGACACGACACGCCCCGAAGCAGGAGTGAGATCTTAGACGCCATgacggtgggggtggggggggggggaagaaaaaacaacaacaaaaaaaacactaaatgccTTGGTTTCCCCCTCCTCGCCTCTTTGTAAATACTTGTAcaaatgtatgttttcttttataaagAAGAATTTTATGGTGATCCCCCAAAGAGGGAAGCgaagtcattaaaaaaacaaaagaaaaaacaaaaggaggtgGAAAGATTTTGGGCGGCTCCACGCATGAGAGAGAGTGGAggcgtgtttatttattttgtggtcTTCGACAACATTTCCTTCGGACTGGAGCCCTAAACCAGTCACAGGCCTTGCCTTTTCTATCACCTGGCTCCACCTTCAGACCCACCTTCAGACTCCGCCTTAATCTCCCACAAAGACTTTGAAGAGAAGCTGGTGACATTCCCACGCCAGCGCCGACCTGTGGTCCTTCCGGTTCAAGAAGTTAGAAGCCTGTTACGAGTTGCGGATCATTCCTCTCTTTATGTGTACACATGTTTCCACGCAGTGGGCCCGTAGTGCAGTCCGCACATGGCTTCGCGTGCCGTTATTGCGTTTGCATTGGAGTAACGTAACGAGTCAGTTGGCGACGACGACCTTTGGCGGCTGCGTTGATCCTCAATAGTCGGGCGGCCGGGCTTATAAATGTGACAGTATTTGCGAGTCTTTTCCTAGTATTTTGAAATCGGCTCCTCACCGTTCAACTCGGATATTGTTCTCAACGTTTCTCCTCATCGCgtcgggaccccccccccccaccccaccccaccccaccacaaAGTGTGCGAAGCGCTTCGGGGGTGTTGTATTCCGGTATCGTGCAGCTTTGGACCGTTTCCACATGAACCTCCCTGAAACATGTGACGTTTTGCATCCGTAGCACTTGAAGCTCTGCACTAACTGGAACGGATGGCggactgtcccccccccccccccacaccctccgtAAAGAGACAAAGACGTCCTCACAGCCCCCTGCTTAGTTGAAGCTATTGTTGAATGTGAAAGAATATATGCTTGTGTATACTTAAACTATTTGCTGTTGCACAATCTATTGTATTTCTGCTGTTCAGTgtctcctttctgtttcagttgttcccttctggttctttttcttttttttttacatactgtTATTTCTCATTCCAGTTTACGGTCTCGCTCGGTTCTTGAGGAGAGTTTACGCGAGCGTCGCTGCGTCTCTGAAGAACACCTTTCTTTTGAACAGTGTTTATTAAAACGTTTTCTTCTGTAGAGGCGGTGTGTTTTGTGAAGACATTTCTAAAGTCCAATATCTCGATTCGTTGTAACCGGTGGTTCAAGTCATTTAGACGTCAtccagtttatttttaattgaaaggATCTGTCatccatttgaagaaaaaaatgaatcgaAGCGAGAACAAGCGTCGCCTGGAACAGGAAATGCCGCCCAACCAAAAACCCACTATCACCAtgtgtgtttctccccccccccccccccccccccctttcaggtGCACACATTGCGACTGTGATTGTCCTCCACTGTGTGGCAGCAGTGACTCGTGTCATTAAAACCCCAGTTTGCTTTCCCTCAGGTTGTGTGTAAATCATCCCAGGTTGAATGTTTCTGGAGGGAAACCGTCTCATTGCTCTCTGCGGGAACTGAAACGCAACGCGTCGCATCGAGGATGCAGAATGTCACCAGGGGCCTTCGGTCATTGAAAGAAATGAACATTTTCGTTTTCATCAGCCATGGAAAATAAGCAGTTTATAAAACACCTCTTTGTATACCTCTACATTATAAACCCTCTATTGAATCGGCTGAATCGAAGTCGAACTACTTTATAGTTTACCGAGTTTGGAGAAGTAGTTTGAGTGGGAATTGGATGATTAATTGTAGTGAAAAGAAAGCAACTCAAGTTTATACAACGCCATTTCATATCGAGACTATATTGCATGATTTGGccttatttgatttaaatgaagGGAGCAGAAGTCTGTGTTAATGGGTTAATGAGACTGGTGCTCCTGTGTGTCTTCAGGGGGAAAACCAGCGAGGTGCCATTaacctctggggggggggggtcgggttcaACGCCGTCCATTGTTCATCGCGCAGCTCTGTTTTCTCTCCATCAGTGTTCCGTGACTCTGGATTGTGTATCTACGACCGTCTTCCTCTTCGGGACTTAATTAGACAAAATGATCTGTAATGAAAACGCCTGTAGAAaatctccccttttttttcccacccgTTCGTCCAACGGGGCGGACGAAGGATAAACGACATGCGCTGGGCCTGTTAAAACATGTTTCACCAATTGTTCCCTTTCTGTAGAAGAAGAGCTTTCAGGTGACCGATGGCATCATTCGTTGGACGTCAAAGTGATAATTGGCGGGATTCTTTTTGGGCTTTCTGGACGTCTGATGGGACCTAAAatagatgggttttttttcccccctgaggAGTGAGGTGaagtaacatttattattttttgacactatttgaaaaagaatatggataatgaatataaaatatatgcatatatatatatatataatataatattctgTCCATTTCTGTAACAACATCAATCAAAACCCGTTTCACAGTAAATAAAAAGCTGCTGTCATGCAATGGtaccgttagcttagcttagcttagcttataTTAGCACAACACAAAGGCTGGGGACAGGTGGAAGAACCTTTTAGTTTTGGCTCTGGCCACCACttgaaaacaagaagaaaattaaaatagattgtattttatttctgcgtggaatgtatttatttttctaaagctCCTGGAAGTCTTCAGCGGGATGTTCTTGCTTCCCTCACACGGTCCCCTCGGGTTGCCTCCCCGACACCAACAATCAGCCCATAAGGTTTGTCTCACTCACGTCTtgctttgcttgtgtgtgtgtgtgtatgtgtggaggTTCTGACGGATGAgacctcaaaacaaaaacattttttgccgTGAAAGGGAGATATTCTGTGGTAACGGAGCATTTCGTACTCTGCTACAAACGACAATGAACATGGCGTCACACCGGAGGATTACAGAGAGGCCTTTCCAGGTCACGCTGCGCCATCATTTGTTCTCATCGGGACGTTGTTTCATTATTGAACTCGGACCGAATCCGGAGGCTCTTCCATGCAGCATGTGAAGAACTTCACGTTGCTGTTTTCAGTGTTCTTACAGTAGTGTCGTAGTACTCCACTTTTTGAAGGCCTCGGCCTTGTCTCTGTCTCGGACAAAGACATTTGGAGAGGAAACATACGTTCCCTTTTTTACTGCATTAGATGGATGGCAAATCATTCAGTACAGTGTTAAATAAAGATGGTTAAGCTGATTTCAGCTCCTTAGTGTTGGCATTTGTTTGCTTGTAGAGATCAAAGGAAAATTCCCACACGTGCCTTTATGGTGATTTTATCGTTTCATGATGCAGACAGATAATATACTGTAGGTCAAATGAACACGAaccttcatttgttttctgtggaTGTTTTTTATGGGAATGTGGATTACTTACAGGTCTAGTTTAGAGGTGCCTGTGATTTGCATGTCATGCAGTGTGGGACTCTGGTCTTGGTCTTGATACACTGTGGTCTTGGTCTTGGTCTCAGTTTGGGTGGTCTTGATTACAACACTGGTTTATAGAACTGACTTTGCTTCCTCCGGATATTCGtactttgatgaaaaaaaataggcttttgaaaaaaaaaaaggggaaaaaaaagtccgTTCAGCGACAAAAATCACTCATCGTGGATAAAGTTTGCTGACTTCCGGATTCTCACCTACCTGTGTCACTGTTAAACTAGATTTTGCTTTTAAACCCCATACTTTCATTGTTTTAAAGGACAATTATTACGTGTACAAGGACTTGTACAAGAAAGGAAATGTTCTCTTTTGCGTGTTTTTGTGATTATTTATGTTAAATAGATTGAATGTTATGATAAATTGCACTTTTCTATGGTAATGCTAATGGAAGTGAAACTGATAGTTTCCTGTTTTGGGAATGGGAACATTTTCACGTTGTTACCTTAACCGTGTCCATCAAAAAGTGCACTTGAACCCCAATTTAGTTAAATAGGGTTCAGTCCCGATGGGGGGacttttgtaaacaaaacaaaaaacaccagcaGAGCTAAATTTCATTGGAAGGTGTTCCTATTATTTTGTCCATCCTGAGTTGCTACAGTTTAGTCAAACTTCACAGAGATAATAATACACTGATCTACGTTTAACTCGCGCTCCCCAAAAAACGACCACTGAAGCGACCAAACCACATCaagtggaaaaggaaagaagacgACAACAAGTGGACGTTCTGCAGAACCGGGACACGTTTGTTATGCTTCTGTGATTCCTGCTCCTCCCTCCGATAGATTCTGTAACAGGATATTACTGGCCCAACATTGCCAATTCATTTGGCTTAATTTCCTTCATtgcacaaggaaaaaaaaaaaaaaagaccttctCTCCCAACTCTTTAATTAAATGGCCTGAAGGAAGAAGCTTCTGGCTCTTCTGCATGCAGCAGGTCACTCGGCTAATCCCTGGCTGTAATCGTTTGCACACTCCAGCGCCCTCCGGTCGTC is drawn from Pungitius pungitius chromosome 11, fPunPun2.1, whole genome shotgun sequence and contains these coding sequences:
- the brd2b gene encoding bromodomain-containing protein 2b isoform X1; translated protein: MEAAVNLHHDSSLVGLSSGEMDQHSGSGKRIRKPSLLYEDFESPSLAHTMPQGPPVPPQPPVKDASRPGRMTNQLQFLQRTLMKYLWRHQFAWPFREPVDAYRLSLPDYHKIIKQPMDMGTIKKRLENGFYRSASECIQDFNTMFTNCYIYNKPTDDIVLMAQPLEKIFLQKVAQMPQDEVELPPPAPRSKNSRGRGRKSSSRAQQVPAVSQSAYSPSSSDTGESMLANSPQTVLTKSLPPANIMGLPPTQPTTKKKGVKRKADTTTPSTMGLTVGMSGPTHMVGLGKGGHGGQVHDTSMHTISSMGSMGLETPPGMGLVRSAGGPVLLQPMMAGGGRRVGSGRPIKPPKKDLPDSVHAQPSKKGKLSPQLRYCSGLLKDMLSKKHAAYAWPFYTPVDAAALGLHDYHDIIKCPMDLSNIKRKMDGREYRDAQQFASDVRVMFSNCYKYNPPDHDVVGMARKLQDVFEFRFAKMPDEPRADHTAASLGGHPAPTTTTSSSSSSSSSSSSSSSSPTSDSEPSSESEESESSPNSDSEEERAHRLAELQDQVCTQLRAMHEQLAALSQGPIIKAKKKKDKKEKKDKKEKEKKKKKKKLEKRSRAVRSRADSEEWKMPGKVPKSKSARANVPPPKKSQGKKSNKNVKATKKPFYPPPPTSMLPHYDSEEEEEIVPMSYDEKRQLSLDINKLPGEKLGRVVHIIQSREPSLRDTNPEEIEIDFEMLKPSTLKELERYVMTCLRKKPRKPYGGEAAAGTKGGVGKSKEELALEKRMELERRLQDVSGQLNSVKKPGKPKAEKPSAAETHTQPSHLSGSSSSSDSSSSSSSSSSSSSSSDTSDSDSG
- the brd2b gene encoding bromodomain-containing protein 2b isoform X2 translates to MEAAVNLHHDSSLVGLSSGEMDQHSGSGKRIRKPSLLYEDFESPSLAHTMPQGPPVPPQPPVKDASRPGRMTNQLQFLQRTLMKYLWRHQFAWPFREPVDAYRLSLPDYHKIIKQPMDMGTIKKRLENGFYRSASECIQDFNTMFTNCYIYNKPTDDIVLMAQPLEKIFLQKVAQMPQDEVELPPPAPRSKNSRGRGRKSSSRAQQVPAVSQSAYSPSSSDTGESMLANSPQTVLTKSLPPANIMGLPPTQPTTKKKGVKRKADTTTPSTMGLTVGMSGPTHMVGLGKGGHGGQVHDTSMHTISSMGSMGLETPPGMGLVRSAGGPVLLQPMMAGGGRRVGSGRPIKPPKKDLPDSVHAQPSKKGKLSPQLRYCSGLLKDMLSKKHAAYAWPFYTPVDAAALGLHDYHDIIKCPMDLSNIKRKMDGREYRDAQQFASDVRVMFSNCYKYNPPDHDVVGMARKLQDVFEFRFAKMPDEPRADHTAASLGGHPAPTTTTSSSSSSSSSSSSSSSSPTSDSEPSSESEESESSPNSDSEEERAHRLAELQDQLRAMHEQLAALSQGPIIKAKKKKDKKEKKDKKEKEKKKKKKKLEKRSRAVRSRADSEEWKMPGKVPKSKSARANVPPPKKSQGKKSNKNVKATKKPFYPPPPTSMLPHYDSEEEEEIVPMSYDEKRQLSLDINKLPGEKLGRVVHIIQSREPSLRDTNPEEIEIDFEMLKPSTLKELERYVMTCLRKKPRKPYGGEAAAGTKGGVGKSKEELALEKRMELERRLQDVSGQLNSVKKPGKPKAEKPSAAETHTQPSHLSGSSSSSDSSSSSSSSSSSSSSSDTSDSDSG